The following are from one region of the Methanomassiliicoccales archaeon LGM-DZ1 genome:
- a CDS encoding HAD family hydrolase, whose translation MALDPSIKAVGFDMDGTFMHTKVDYPKLSRVVYDEFENLGVPEDVLLTDNYKLTMDRGIEWLRTHGGSEHIPGINERIGRRATEIEMENAAIAVPYPGAVEVLDMLISKGYRVGILTRGGRRYATTVLGEAGVLRKFNAIVARDDYPEEEAKPNPLAMDHLAAALGVKSREILYLGDGIVDFMTADASGASFIGVETGPNSADMWHKKVGWDIRIIPSVAELKDLI comes from the coding sequence ATGGCTCTCGATCCTTCTATAAAGGCCGTCGGATTCGATATGGACGGCACGTTCATGCACACGAAAGTGGACTATCCGAAGCTGTCCCGCGTAGTGTATGACGAATTCGAGAACCTCGGGGTCCCGGAGGACGTCCTCCTCACCGACAACTACAAGCTCACCATGGACAGGGGCATCGAATGGCTCAGGACCCACGGAGGCTCGGAGCACATCCCCGGGATCAACGAGCGCATAGGCAGAAGGGCGACCGAGATCGAGATGGAGAACGCGGCCATCGCCGTCCCCTACCCCGGAGCGGTCGAGGTCCTCGACATGCTCATAAGCAAAGGGTACAGGGTGGGGATCCTGACCAGGGGAGGCCGCAGATACGCTACCACCGTCCTCGGAGAGGCCGGAGTGCTCAGGAAGTTCAACGCTATCGTGGCCAGGGACGATTATCCGGAGGAGGAGGCTAAGCCGAACCCTCTCGCCATGGACCACCTCGCCGCCGCTCTGGGCGTGAAGAGCCGCGAGATACTGTATCTCGGCGACGGCATCGTCGACTTCATGACCGCCGATGCCTCTGGAGCGTCGTTCATCGGCGTCGAGACCGGTCCCAACAGCGCGGATATGTGGCACAAGAAGGTCGGCTGGGATATCCGCATCATCCCGAGTGTTGCCGAGCTGAAGGACCTAATCTGA
- a CDS encoding corrinoid protein, with the protein MADKEEIIGRLTSSVQNYKRADAAQAARDALDAGVDPLEAINDGLLRGMTVVGDQFSRHKAFLPQLLTAAAAMYGALDILLPAIPVGEHRETKTVTLAVVEGDVHDIGKNIVKTLLTAGGFEVHDLGKDVSAEDIADTAQSSGSTAIALSALMTTTMFKMKDTIDLLEENGYRDNVKISIGGAPTSPAFAKDIGADHWDRNAQDIVRWLKESA; encoded by the coding sequence ATGGCTGACAAAGAAGAGATAATCGGAAGGCTCACATCCTCCGTACAGAACTACAAGAGAGCTGATGCGGCGCAGGCCGCGCGCGATGCCCTGGATGCGGGCGTAGATCCTCTCGAAGCGATCAACGACGGGCTCCTCAGGGGGATGACGGTCGTCGGAGACCAATTCAGCAGGCACAAGGCGTTCCTGCCCCAGCTGCTTACCGCCGCAGCGGCGATGTACGGGGCCCTGGACATCCTGCTCCCGGCGATTCCTGTCGGGGAGCACAGGGAGACCAAGACGGTCACCCTCGCAGTGGTCGAAGGAGACGTGCACGACATCGGCAAAAATATCGTCAAGACCCTTTTGACTGCTGGCGGTTTCGAGGTCCATGACCTAGGAAAAGACGTTTCCGCAGAGGACATCGCGGATACTGCCCAGAGCAGCGGTTCCACCGCGATCGCCCTGAGCGCTCTCATGACCACTACGATGTTCAAGATGAAGGACACGATCGACCTGCTCGAGGAGAACGGCTACCGCGACAATGTGAAGATAAGCATAGGCGGCGCCCCTACATCGCCGGCTTTCGCAAAGGACATCGGGGCCGACCACTGGGACAGGAACGCGCAGGACATCGTCAGATGGCTGAAGGAGAGTGCCTGA
- a CDS encoding uroporphyrinogen decarboxylase family protein has translation MARKMNHLERASAALADEDADRLTVYPIACGVSRRLIGNGKTTYREWCQSPEKFAEGFVAAQKAFDLDFSIGLMDLSVIAGDFGAGVRFDEENTPFVDKPLIKNLEDYDRLEEPDPEKGRTNVIIEGSRLVAERLGNEVITSAFLEGPLLVLSQSAGAEKLFFDSFEEPDTVKRALRTVTEYEKKIVRRLGATGTNAICWDYLWANYSCLDDAEYGDLEGDVFAPELNEETRRNGMAVAIHNCADLPHLDTQVKKFRPSIYSMAYYPLIEGSKTASQVIDGGYADNTLIAGNLDPQLFERGTVQQVDEATRALCQEAKTALCRRGLRSRYCIASGCEVPPTTTCRLENIKAVSDAVKRYGTLGERSQGSGRTV, from the coding sequence ATGGCCCGCAAGATGAACCACCTGGAAAGGGCCTCGGCAGCCCTGGCCGATGAAGATGCAGACAGGCTGACCGTCTATCCCATCGCCTGCGGCGTCTCGAGAAGGCTCATCGGGAACGGGAAGACCACATACAGGGAATGGTGCCAGAGCCCCGAGAAATTCGCAGAGGGGTTCGTGGCCGCCCAGAAGGCCTTCGATCTCGATTTCTCCATCGGGCTGATGGACCTCTCGGTCATTGCCGGCGACTTCGGCGCAGGAGTGAGGTTCGACGAGGAGAACACGCCCTTTGTGGACAAGCCCCTGATCAAAAACCTGGAGGATTACGACAGGCTGGAAGAACCGGACCCTGAGAAGGGGAGGACCAACGTCATAATCGAGGGCAGCAGGCTGGTCGCCGAGAGGCTCGGGAATGAGGTCATCACCTCAGCGTTCCTCGAGGGGCCTCTCCTGGTGCTCAGCCAGTCAGCCGGGGCAGAGAAGCTGTTCTTCGACTCGTTCGAGGAGCCGGACACAGTCAAAAGAGCGCTCAGGACGGTCACGGAGTACGAGAAGAAGATCGTCCGCAGACTGGGGGCCACAGGCACCAATGCAATCTGCTGGGACTACCTCTGGGCCAACTATTCCTGCCTGGACGACGCGGAGTACGGGGATCTCGAAGGCGACGTCTTCGCGCCGGAGCTCAACGAGGAGACCAGAAGAAACGGGATGGCCGTAGCCATCCACAACTGCGCCGACCTCCCCCATCTGGATACCCAGGTGAAGAAGTTCAGGCCGTCGATCTACTCGATGGCATACTATCCCCTGATCGAAGGATCGAAGACCGCTTCGCAGGTCATCGACGGAGGATACGCCGACAATACCCTCATCGCCGGGAACCTCGACCCCCAGCTCTTCGAGCGCGGGACCGTCCAGCAGGTCGACGAAGCCACGCGGGCACTGTGCCAGGAGGCCAAGACTGCGCTGTGCAGGAGGGGACTCAGGTCCAGGTACTGCATCGCGAGCGGATGCGAGGTGCCCCCTACCACGACCTGCAGGCTGGAGAACATCAAGGCGGTATCGGACGCCGTCAAGAGATACGGAACCCTGGGCGAGCGATCCCAGGGATCCGGGAGGACGGTATGA
- a CDS encoding hydantoinase/oxoprolinase family protein, which produces MAIGLGIDTGGTYTDSVILDMDSKTILSKAKALTTRNDLAIGISESIGKHDRDLLKKISLVSLSSTLATNSVVEGKGCRAGLICIGRGYEGPVAADAYAQIAGSHDLKGNEKIPLDEEGARKALESMRGKVDSVAVTGYLSIRNPGHEDRVADLARKILDVPVVRGHDLSSGLGFNERTTTALMNARLIPVIADLIRSVKQSLAQYGIGAPLMIVKGDGTVLNEETAAERPVETVLSGPASSLTGAKALTGAKDAVMIDIGGTTTDIGVLRDGFPRLEKEGALIAGKRTRVLAAAVSTYGIGGDSRIIVNGTAIGLTPVRVIPICIAASKWPHVKERLKAISEREPNRAGETVEEESILQETEFFTPARPVTTETMQETDRKLLELIADSPLTLEEAGEAIGVLPYSFNAARLEKLGLVTRIGVTPTDILRAEGSYDGYDGEASDLAVRYLAKKARLGKEEFISQVKDAIETKIAVSLVKDLMLEDGGYEKLGPAAEELIRKAISGKDGKDFSVFLKLNKPIIGIGAPVGAWLPKVAEIFNTQLILPENSSVGNAVGAVSGSVSKTVRVHIQPREGSIGADPASEVFLDGRKYSFPTFSEALAFADAEGRKHAEELARESGASNVYVESDVEKKTFGTSSDPDGRILLEADVILRATGKPDLLEEAGNPA; this is translated from the coding sequence ATGGCAATAGGTCTGGGAATAGATACAGGCGGAACGTACACGGACAGCGTCATCCTCGATATGGACAGCAAGACAATACTGAGCAAGGCGAAAGCCCTGACAACGAGGAATGACCTGGCGATCGGAATCTCGGAGAGTATAGGGAAGCACGACAGGGATCTCCTGAAGAAGATCTCCCTGGTCTCCCTTTCCTCCACCCTGGCCACCAACTCGGTGGTCGAAGGGAAAGGATGCCGCGCCGGGCTCATCTGCATCGGGAGGGGCTACGAAGGGCCGGTCGCCGCAGACGCTTATGCGCAGATCGCCGGATCCCACGACCTCAAAGGGAACGAGAAGATCCCCCTGGACGAAGAAGGTGCCAGGAAGGCACTGGAATCCATGAGGGGAAAGGTGGACTCGGTCGCCGTAACAGGCTATCTGAGCATCAGGAATCCCGGACATGAGGACCGTGTGGCGGACCTCGCAAGGAAGATCCTGGATGTCCCGGTCGTTAGAGGGCATGACCTCTCCTCCGGCCTCGGGTTCAACGAGAGGACGACAACAGCACTGATGAACGCCCGCCTCATCCCTGTCATCGCCGACCTCATACGGTCAGTGAAGCAATCGCTGGCACAATACGGGATCGGCGCACCTCTGATGATCGTGAAGGGGGACGGGACTGTCCTGAACGAAGAGACGGCCGCCGAGAGGCCGGTGGAGACTGTGCTGTCCGGTCCTGCATCGAGCCTGACGGGAGCGAAGGCCCTGACGGGAGCGAAGGATGCGGTGATGATCGACATCGGCGGCACCACCACCGACATCGGGGTCCTGAGAGACGGCTTCCCCCGGCTCGAGAAGGAGGGGGCGCTCATCGCCGGGAAGAGGACCAGGGTCCTGGCCGCCGCCGTATCCACCTACGGCATCGGCGGAGACAGCAGGATCATCGTCAACGGCACCGCCATCGGCCTGACCCCTGTCCGCGTCATCCCGATATGCATCGCGGCGTCCAAATGGCCTCACGTGAAGGAGAGACTGAAGGCGATCTCCGAACGCGAGCCGAACCGTGCCGGCGAGACCGTCGAGGAGGAGAGCATCCTCCAGGAGACGGAGTTCTTCACGCCTGCCCGGCCGGTCACCACGGAGACCATGCAGGAGACTGACAGAAAGCTCCTGGAACTCATCGCGGACAGCCCTCTGACACTCGAGGAAGCGGGGGAGGCCATCGGCGTGCTCCCTTACTCGTTCAACGCCGCAAGGCTGGAGAAACTGGGTCTCGTGACCAGGATAGGCGTGACCCCCACCGACATACTCCGTGCCGAAGGCAGTTATGACGGTTACGACGGAGAGGCCTCTGACCTTGCAGTGAGATATCTGGCCAAGAAGGCAAGGCTCGGGAAGGAAGAGTTCATCTCGCAGGTCAAGGACGCCATCGAGACCAAGATCGCCGTGAGCCTGGTGAAGGACCTCATGCTCGAGGACGGAGGTTACGAGAAGCTCGGCCCCGCGGCCGAGGAACTCATCCGCAAGGCGATCTCCGGGAAGGACGGGAAGGACTTCAGCGTGTTCCTGAAGCTGAACAAGCCCATCATCGGGATCGGCGCGCCGGTCGGCGCATGGCTTCCGAAAGTGGCGGAGATATTCAACACGCAGCTGATCCTCCCCGAGAACTCATCCGTGGGCAATGCCGTGGGCGCGGTATCCGGTTCTGTCTCCAAGACCGTCAGAGTGCACATCCAGCCCAGGGAGGGCTCGATCGGTGCGGATCCGGCATCCGAGGTGTTCCTTGACGGCAGGAAGTACTCCTTCCCGACGTTCTCCGAGGCGCTGGCCTTCGCCGATGCCGAGGGCAGGAAGCACGCCGAGGAACTGGCCAGGGAATCGGGCGCGTCCAATGTGTACGTGGAGTCCGATGTAGAGAAGAAGACGTTCGGCACATCCTCAGACCCCGACGGGCGGATCCTGCTCGAGGCCGATGTGATCCTCAGGGCCACCGGCAAGCCCGATCTCCTCGAGGAGGCCGGGAACCCGGCCTGA
- a CDS encoding GNAT family N-acetyltransferase, producing the protein MFSEDGITFRNTEASDYAQAYRMWMDSGGIGVGSKEDSAESIARFLDRNRQFCFSAFDGGRLVGIVLCGSDGRSGRFYHLIVDPEYRRRGIGHGLVGRSLEQLRKEGICGADAVIFKENPANEFWESEDFRDRTDLKYRDIQLDSRNIWVNRDRRSGEHQRALRGI; encoded by the coding sequence ATGTTCTCCGAGGACGGCATAACCTTCCGCAACACAGAGGCGTCCGATTACGCCCAGGCCTACCGGATGTGGATGGACAGCGGGGGTATCGGCGTCGGATCGAAGGAGGACTCCGCCGAGAGCATAGCGAGGTTCCTCGACCGCAACCGGCAGTTCTGCTTCTCCGCCTTCGACGGCGGCCGCCTGGTCGGCATCGTGCTCTGCGGGAGCGACGGCCGCAGCGGGAGGTTCTACCACCTGATCGTGGACCCGGAGTACCGCAGGCGCGGCATCGGCCACGGGCTGGTCGGCAGGTCCCTGGAGCAGCTGAGGAAGGAAGGCATCTGCGGCGCTGACGCGGTGATCTTCAAGGAGAACCCTGCCAACGAGTTCTGGGAGTCCGAGGACTTCCGCGACAGGACGGACCTGAAGTACAGGGACATCCAGCTCGACAGCCGCAACATCTGGGTCAACAGGGACAGGCGCTCCGGAGAGCATCAGCGAGCCCTCCGGGGGATATGA